The proteins below are encoded in one region of uncultured Eubacteriales bacterium:
- the purC gene encoding Phosphoribosylaminoimidazole-succinocarboxamide synthase, producing MEKTVQLYEGKAKKVYATSNPGKVIVSYKDDATAFNGAKKGTITGKGSINNKMTNLLMAMLEREGVATHFLEELSERETLVKKVAIIPLEVIVRNRSAGSFAKRYGVAEGIVFALPTVEFSYKNDDLDDPLLNTSHALALGLATQEEIDQIEDMALTVNKFLKEFFARRNVTLVDFKLEFGRTAEGEIVLADEISPDTCRFWDSTTGAKLDKDRFRRDLGGVEEAYQEMLRRLTGDGQ from the coding sequence ATGGAAAAGACGGTACAGCTCTACGAGGGTAAAGCGAAAAAGGTCTATGCCACCAGCAATCCCGGGAAGGTCATCGTCTCCTACAAGGATGATGCCACCGCCTTCAACGGCGCGAAGAAGGGCACCATCACCGGGAAGGGGAGTATCAATAACAAGATGACCAACCTCCTCATGGCTATGCTGGAAAGGGAGGGTGTTGCCACCCATTTCCTCGAGGAGCTCTCCGAGCGGGAGACCCTGGTTAAGAAGGTCGCCATCATCCCCCTGGAGGTCATCGTCCGCAACCGCTCCGCCGGGTCCTTCGCCAAGCGGTACGGCGTGGCCGAGGGCATCGTCTTCGCGCTACCCACCGTCGAATTTTCCTATAAGAACGACGACCTGGACGACCCCTTGCTCAACACCAGCCACGCCCTGGCTCTGGGCCTTGCCACTCAGGAGGAAATAGACCAAATCGAGGACATGGCCCTCACGGTGAACAAGTTCCTCAAGGAATTCTTCGCCCGGCGGAACGTGACGCTGGTGGACTTCAAGCTGGAGTTTGGCAGGACGGCGGAGGGAGAAATCGTCCTTGCCGACGAGATAAGCCCCGATACCTGCCGGTTTTGGGACAGCACCACCGGCGCAAAGCTGGACAAGGACCGTTTCCGCCGGGACCTGGGCGGCGTGGAGGAGGCGTACCAGGAGATGCTGCGCCGCCTGACGGGGGACGGGCAGTGA
- a CDS encoding Coenzyme PQQ biosynthesis protein E, with translation MKLLDKVQAGALDLALDYTLKDPRKNFSKLVDWAERFDVSGEHASQIATVRPIAADPENTWNKFVVKLCEEVDHEVLKATVRNFFVNASLAGMKKQAESREKYGCNVPWAILMDPTSACNLHCTGCWAAEYGDRLNMSYEELDSIITQANALGTYMFLYSGGEPLVRKKDLIRLCEAHPDCQFTAFTNGTLIDEAFADEMLRVKNFIPAISVEGFETDTDFRRGEGTFAKVERAMAILREKRLPFGISCCYTSKNTEMIGSEAYFDQMIAWGARFCWFFTYMPVGKEAVPELMVSPEQRKFMYQQIRKFRETKPIFTLDFWNDGEYSRGCLAGGRVYLHINANGDCEPCAFIHYSDSNIRERTLLEALQGPLFKAYQAGQPWNGNHLRPCPLLDNPEALVGAVESSSAHSTDLQNPEEVRDLAAKCEGPAQSWAPVADALWSAKAQKS, from the coding sequence ATGAAGTTACTCGACAAAGTGCAGGCAGGAGCGCTGGACCTGGCGCTGGATTACACGCTGAAGGACCCGCGGAAAAACTTCTCTAAGCTGGTGGACTGGGCAGAGCGCTTCGACGTGAGTGGGGAGCATGCTTCGCAGATCGCGACGGTGCGCCCTATTGCCGCCGACCCGGAGAACACCTGGAATAAGTTTGTGGTTAAGCTCTGCGAGGAGGTGGACCACGAGGTGCTGAAGGCCACGGTGCGCAACTTCTTCGTCAACGCCAGCCTGGCCGGGATGAAAAAGCAGGCCGAGAGCCGGGAGAAATACGGCTGCAATGTCCCCTGGGCCATCCTTATGGACCCCACATCCGCCTGTAACCTGCACTGTACCGGCTGCTGGGCCGCCGAGTATGGGGACCGGCTGAACATGAGCTATGAGGAGCTGGACTCCATCATCACCCAGGCGAACGCCCTGGGCACCTATATGTTCCTCTACTCCGGCGGGGAGCCGCTGGTGCGAAAAAAGGACCTGATCCGTCTGTGCGAGGCCCACCCGGACTGCCAGTTTACCGCTTTCACCAACGGCACCCTCATCGACGAAGCCTTTGCCGATGAGATGCTGCGGGTGAAGAATTTTATCCCCGCCATCAGTGTGGAGGGTTTTGAGACCGACACCGACTTCCGCCGAGGGGAGGGCACCTTCGCCAAGGTGGAGCGGGCTATGGCCATCCTGCGGGAGAAGAGACTGCCTTTCGGCATCTCCTGCTGCTACACCAGCAAGAACACTGAGATGATCGGCAGCGAGGCCTACTTTGATCAGATGATCGCCTGGGGCGCCCGATTCTGCTGGTTCTTCACCTACATGCCCGTGGGCAAGGAGGCGGTGCCTGAGCTGATGGTCTCCCCCGAGCAGAGAAAATTCATGTATCAGCAGATCCGCAAATTCCGGGAGACCAAGCCCATCTTCACCCTGGACTTCTGGAACGACGGCGAGTACTCCCGGGGCTGCCTTGCCGGCGGGCGGGTGTATTTACATATCAACGCCAACGGAGACTGTGAGCCCTGCGCCTTCATCCACTACTCCGACTCCAACATCCGGGAAAGGACTCTGCTGGAGGCCCTGCAAGGCCCCCTCTTCAAGGCCTACCAGGCCGGGCAGCCCTGGAACGGCAACCACCTGCGCCCTTGCCCGCTGCTGGATAACCCGGAGGCGCTTGTCGGCGCGGTGGAGTCCTCCAGTGCCCACTCCACAGACCTCCAGAACCCCGAGGAGGTCCGGGATCTGGCCGCCAAGTGTGAAGGGCCCGCTCAATCCTGGGCCCCTGTAGCCGACGCGCTCTGGAGCGCAAAAGCTCAAAAATCGTGA
- the purF gene encoding putative amidophosphoribosyltransferase (Evidence 3 : Function proposed based on presence of conserved amino acid motif, structural feature or limited homology): MGTLREECGVFGVFSPQRGRLAATAYYGLFALQHRGQESCGIVVNDDGLFRAYKDTGLVEDVFTPRVIDELGEGNMVVGHVRYGTTGSGDRLNSQPIVVNHIKGRMALAHNGNITNSLELRKELELGGSIFHTTSDTEVISYLITKERLTSPSIEEAVNRAMHKIKGAYSLVVMSPSKLIAVRDENGFRPLCYGQCADGSYVVASESCALDTVGAKFIRDIKPGEIVVFTKAGVRAIEDHCNKAPEGLCVFEYIYFSRPDSVVEGCSVHSARLRAGAFLALEHPVQADVVVGVPDSGIDAAVGYARQSGIPYGIGLIKNKYIGRTFIAPGQSNREDKVHIKLNTVSSTLAGKRVVLIDDSIVRGTTSARLVRLVRDAGAREIHLRISAPPFLNPCYFGTDIDSREGLIACNHSLEEIRGIIGVDSLGYLSVDSARKIAAEGNCKGYCTGCFSGEYPAELPAATEKNKFEKRISESEETE; encoded by the coding sequence ATGGGTACGCTGCGGGAGGAGTGCGGGGTCTTCGGTGTTTTCTCCCCCCAGAGGGGCAGGCTGGCGGCCACGGCGTACTACGGCCTCTTTGCCCTCCAGCACCGGGGGCAGGAGAGCTGCGGCATCGTCGTTAACGACGACGGACTCTTCCGGGCGTACAAGGACACGGGGCTGGTGGAGGATGTGTTTACACCCCGGGTCATCGACGAGCTGGGGGAGGGGAACATGGTGGTGGGCCATGTGCGGTACGGTACCACCGGCAGCGGCGACAGGCTCAACTCTCAGCCCATCGTGGTCAACCACATCAAGGGCCGAATGGCCTTGGCCCACAACGGCAACATCACCAACTCCCTGGAGCTGCGCAAGGAGCTGGAGTTGGGCGGCTCCATCTTCCATACCACGTCGGACACCGAGGTCATCTCCTACCTCATTACCAAGGAACGGCTCACCTCTCCCTCCATCGAGGAGGCAGTCAACCGGGCTATGCACAAGATCAAGGGGGCCTACTCCCTGGTGGTCATGTCCCCCTCCAAGCTGATTGCCGTCCGGGACGAGAACGGGTTCCGGCCCCTGTGCTACGGGCAGTGTGCCGACGGGAGCTACGTGGTGGCCTCCGAGAGCTGCGCGCTGGATACGGTGGGAGCGAAGTTTATCCGGGATATTAAGCCCGGCGAGATCGTGGTCTTCACCAAGGCCGGAGTGCGGGCCATTGAGGACCACTGTAATAAGGCCCCGGAGGGGCTGTGCGTTTTTGAGTACATCTACTTCTCCCGGCCAGACTCGGTGGTGGAGGGGTGCTCGGTCCACTCGGCCCGGCTGCGGGCGGGGGCGTTCCTGGCCCTGGAGCACCCCGTGCAGGCCGACGTGGTTGTGGGCGTGCCCGACTCCGGCATCGACGCGGCGGTGGGGTACGCCCGCCAGTCCGGCATCCCCTACGGCATCGGGCTCATTAAAAATAAATACATCGGACGCACCTTCATCGCTCCCGGCCAGAGCAACCGGGAGGACAAGGTGCACATCAAGCTCAACACCGTCTCCTCCACCCTGGCGGGGAAACGGGTGGTCCTCATCGACGACTCCATCGTCCGGGGTACCACCAGCGCACGGCTTGTCCGGCTGGTGAGGGACGCGGGGGCAAGGGAGATACACCTGCGCATCTCGGCGCCGCCCTTTTTAAACCCCTGCTACTTCGGTACGGACATCGACTCCCGTGAGGGGCTCATCGCCTGCAACCACAGTCTGGAGGAGATTCGCGGCATCATCGGCGTGGACTCCCTGGGCTATCTCAGCGTGGACAGCGCGAGGAAGATCGCCGCCGAGGGAAACTGCAAGGGGTACTGCACCGGGTGTTTCAGCGGGGAGTACCCCGCTGAGCTCCCCGCCGCCACGGAGAAGAACAAATTCGAGAAGAGGATTTCCGAAAGTGAGGAGACCGAATGA
- the purM gene encoding phosphoribosylaminoimidazole synthetase (Evidence 2a : Function of homologous gene experimentally demonstrated in an other organism; PubMedId : 10508786, 3015935, 3530323, 9298646; Product type e : enzyme), whose product MNNSKSECYAAAGVDITAGYRAVELMRSHIARTITPGAGGDLGGFGGLFELDVKGMERPVLVSGTDGVGTKLKLAFLLDRHDTVGIDCVAMCVNDVLCCGAKPLFFLDYIACGKNVPERIARIVAGVAEGCVQSGAALIGGETAEMPGFYPEEEYDLAGFAVGVVDRAKLLDKSKVKPGDVLLALPSSGLHSNGFSLVRKVLAVEHTDLTDPNAKLGGMSLGEVLLTPTKIYVRPMLALMERVAVKSVSHITGGGFYENIPRSMPQGCAARIERVETPAIFSLIARAGGIPQRDMFNTFNMGVGMTVTVAEKDAPLALDILREQGEEAYILGRVVSGEGVLL is encoded by the coding sequence ATGAATAACTCCAAGTCCGAGTGCTACGCCGCCGCCGGGGTGGACATCACCGCCGGGTACCGGGCGGTGGAGCTGATGCGCAGCCATATCGCCCGCACCATAACCCCCGGTGCCGGGGGGGATCTGGGGGGCTTTGGAGGCCTGTTCGAGCTGGACGTAAAGGGTATGGAGCGGCCCGTGCTGGTCTCTGGCACTGACGGCGTGGGCACCAAGCTGAAACTTGCCTTTTTGCTGGACAGACACGACACCGTGGGGATCGACTGTGTGGCCATGTGCGTCAACGACGTGCTCTGCTGCGGGGCGAAACCTCTCTTTTTCCTGGACTACATCGCCTGCGGGAAAAATGTCCCCGAGCGCATCGCCCGGATCGTCGCCGGCGTGGCCGAGGGCTGCGTCCAGTCCGGGGCGGCCCTGATCGGCGGAGAGACGGCGGAGATGCCCGGATTCTACCCCGAGGAGGAGTATGACTTGGCGGGCTTTGCCGTGGGCGTGGTGGACAGAGCAAAGCTCCTGGACAAGAGCAAGGTGAAACCCGGCGACGTCCTCCTGGCCCTGCCCTCCAGCGGGTTGCACTCCAACGGGTTCTCCCTGGTGCGCAAGGTTCTTGCCGTGGAGCATACCGACCTGACCGATCCTAACGCCAAGCTGGGTGGAATGAGTCTGGGAGAGGTGCTGCTCACCCCCACCAAAATCTACGTGAGGCCCATGCTTGCACTGATGGAGCGCGTGGCGGTAAAGTCGGTCTCCCATATCACAGGGGGCGGGTTCTATGAGAACATCCCCCGCAGCATGCCCCAGGGCTGCGCCGCCCGCATCGAGCGGGTGGAGACCCCGGCCATCTTTTCCCTGATTGCCAGGGCCGGCGGTATCCCCCAGCGGGATATGTTCAATACCTTTAACATGGGCGTAGGCATGACCGTTACCGTGGCGGAAAAAGACGCGCCTTTGGCCCTTGACATCCTGCGGGAACAGGGAGAGGAGGCCTATATTCTGGGCCGGGTGGTGAGCGGCGAGGGGGTATTGCTGTGA
- the purE gene encoding N5-carboxyaminoimidazole ribonucleotide mutase — protein MKKIGIIMGSDSDRPVVDKAVQTLREYGVPFEVHVYSAHRTPEEARVFAQSARSQGFGAIIAAAGKAAHLAGAIAANTTLPVIGLPIKSSNLDGIDALLSTVQMPAGIPVATVAIDGAVNAALLSIELLAITEPELADKLETARKAASAQVMEKNRTIEKAYNN, from the coding sequence ATGAAGAAGATCGGAATTATTATGGGCAGTGACAGTGACCGCCCCGTGGTGGACAAGGCGGTGCAGACCCTGCGGGAGTATGGCGTACCCTTCGAGGTGCACGTGTACTCCGCCCACCGTACCCCGGAGGAGGCCCGTGTTTTCGCACAGAGCGCCCGGAGCCAGGGCTTTGGGGCCATCATCGCCGCCGCCGGAAAGGCGGCCCATCTCGCCGGGGCCATTGCAGCCAACACCACGCTGCCTGTCATCGGCCTCCCCATCAAGAGCAGTAATTTAGACGGCATTGACGCGCTACTTTCAACGGTCCAGATGCCCGCCGGAATCCCGGTGGCGACGGTGGCTATTGATGGGGCCGTCAATGCCGCCTTGCTGTCTATTGAGCTGCTGGCAATCACCGAGCCGGAGCTGGCCGATAAATTGGAAACTGCCCGAAAAGCCGCCTCCGCTCAGGTTATGGAGAAAAACAGGACCATAGAAAAAGCCTACAACAACTAA